In Sphingobacterium sp. lm-10, one DNA window encodes the following:
- a CDS encoding lytic transglycosylase domain-containing protein, protein MDNKISLLLLVLAMVFQTTTAQKRTRNVLRKPMQQSIQKQLEQERESVVIHLDSIKGIPGNQVEFSYDDVLIGQRIQRMQKTIPLEYNHLVKAYLDKYISRNYKPYMEKLLGLSQYYFPIYEQIFEETQVPDEIKYLSVVESSLNPHTLSTSGALGPWQFIYGTAKGYNLAMDSYIDERKDVYLSTYAVSKYLSDAHDEFNDWLLALASYNCGRGCVRRAIQRSGMTTPTFWELSPYLPQETRNYIPKYIAMSYALKYAEAHQLSAQATDLQSPYRIMMVDRYVDLNQVAQAVDCSMEVMEAYNPAFKRKQINGSLEYPKRLIVPIQGNMNDSLLYAALHQQVAPPIEKKLAGVHYTVKAGETLATIARKHDVSVSELLAWNDLLSKSVTAGKTLWIEKEEAQRVDTRLASNVGKAKATVAPVKQTAYVVHTVKKGDTLTGIASRYKGASITRLKADNNIKSNHLSIGQKIKVSQTTGSI, encoded by the coding sequence ATGGACAATAAGATAAGTCTACTACTATTGGTATTGGCGATGGTCTTCCAAACGACTACGGCGCAAAAAAGAACAAGAAATGTATTGCGAAAGCCGATGCAGCAATCCATACAAAAGCAGCTCGAACAGGAGAGAGAATCGGTTGTTATCCATCTCGATTCCATCAAAGGTATACCAGGGAATCAAGTCGAATTTTCATACGATGATGTATTGATCGGACAGCGTATTCAGCGCATGCAGAAGACAATTCCATTAGAGTACAACCATCTAGTTAAAGCTTATTTGGATAAGTACATCTCGAGAAACTATAAGCCATATATGGAAAAACTGCTTGGCTTGAGCCAGTATTATTTTCCTATCTACGAACAGATCTTTGAAGAAACTCAAGTGCCTGATGAAATCAAATACTTATCTGTCGTAGAGTCATCACTGAATCCGCACACCTTATCTACTTCTGGAGCGCTGGGGCCATGGCAGTTTATCTATGGCACGGCTAAGGGATACAATCTCGCTATGGATAGCTATATAGACGAGCGAAAAGATGTATATCTATCCACCTATGCTGTCTCTAAGTATCTAAGTGATGCCCATGACGAATTCAATGATTGGCTATTGGCACTGGCATCATACAATTGCGGTCGCGGCTGTGTACGTCGCGCTATACAACGATCTGGAATGACGACGCCTACCTTCTGGGAGTTGTCGCCCTATTTACCACAAGAGACGCGCAATTACATTCCCAAATATATTGCCATGTCTTATGCTTTAAAATATGCAGAAGCGCATCAGTTATCTGCACAGGCAACAGATCTACAGTCTCCTTACCGCATAATGATGGTAGATAGGTATGTCGACCTAAATCAAGTGGCACAAGCAGTAGACTGTTCTATGGAAGTCATGGAGGCCTACAATCCAGCATTCAAGAGAAAGCAAATAAATGGCTCGCTAGAATATCCAAAGAGACTTATTGTACCTATTCAGGGCAATATGAATGATTCCCTACTTTATGCAGCATTGCATCAGCAAGTAGCACCACCTATCGAAAAAAAATTAGCCGGGGTACATTATACGGTTAAAGCTGGAGAAACACTCGCCACCATTGCAAGAAAACACGATGTATCCGTTTCAGAATTACTCGCGTGGAATGATCTTTTGTCCAAGAGTGTGACTGCGGGAAAGACGCTGTGGATTGAAAAAGAAGAAGCTCAGCGCGTCGATACGCGATTGGCATCGAATGTCGGCAAAGCAAAAGCAACTGTTGCGCCGGTGAAGCAAACTGCTTATGTGGTGCATACGGTGAAGAAAGGAGATACTTTAACGGGTATTGCGTCACGTTATAAAGGCGCATCTATTACGCGTTTGAAAGCAGATAATAACATTAAAAGCAATCACCTGTCGATTGGTCAGAAAATCAAAGTTTCACAGACTACAGGTAGTATATAA
- a CDS encoding DUF4292 domain-containing protein, whose protein sequence is MRKSLLSKYLCALLAVALVASSCSSRRKTVKGGQAPATEISADNSIKTFEMSNLDYFTFSGRAKAKVTMDKSTHDATAHIRIQRDKAIWISVTALLNIEVARVLITPDSIKIQTKYPKKELIARPFSYIYNYINPSLTFKSLQDILVGNLSAELLRSSQVQVASSGDDVVVVGVKDNLMFQYGMNPQNRPYATKIEDKQLGQLLDAAYDQYASFEGHIFPQRFILNVQGDGLQVKADLQYNRLMFNEKVEMPF, encoded by the coding sequence GTGAGAAAAAGTTTATTGAGTAAATACCTTTGCGCGCTATTGGCTGTAGCCTTGGTCGCATCCTCGTGTTCATCACGCCGTAAGACAGTTAAAGGTGGGCAAGCGCCAGCTACGGAGATCTCGGCCGATAATTCGATCAAGACTTTCGAGATGAGTAATCTCGATTATTTTACATTTTCTGGTAGGGCAAAAGCAAAAGTGACGATGGATAAAAGCACCCACGATGCAACGGCTCATATCCGGATACAACGGGATAAGGCGATTTGGATTTCTGTTACAGCATTGTTGAACATTGAGGTGGCGCGTGTATTGATTACACCCGATAGTATCAAGATACAAACCAAGTATCCTAAAAAGGAACTGATCGCCCGTCCATTTTCTTATATATATAATTACATCAATCCTAGTCTTACATTTAAATCGCTGCAAGACATTCTGGTAGGCAATCTTTCTGCCGAGCTTTTGCGTTCGTCACAAGTACAGGTCGCCAGTAGTGGAGATGATGTGGTGGTTGTCGGTGTTAAAGATAATCTGATGTTTCAATACGGGATGAATCCTCAGAATCGACCTTATGCTACAAAAATTGAAGACAAACAGTTAGGTCAATTGCTGGATGCAGCTTACGACCAGTACGCATCTTTTGAAGGACATATTTTCCCTCAGCGTTTTATCCTCAACGTGCAGGGAGACGGATTGCAAGTGAAAGCAGATTTGCAATACAATAGGCTGATGTTCAATGAAAAGGTAGAAATGCCTTTCTAA
- the thrA gene encoding bifunctional aspartate kinase/homoserine dehydrogenase I: MKVLKFGGTSVGSIESIRSVLAIIKRSHENGENPLVVLSAMSGITNTLQAMAEDAASGNSFEAGLSEMESRHFEVVKNLIPVKFQNPVLTRLKLLFNEIDALLQGVAVLQELSLQSKDLLISYGERCASYMVSKIMELEIPQVAFIDASLYIKTDSKFGQANVDQERTIPLIQALNYTHADELLFVTGFIGSNEAGRVTTLGRGGSDYTAAIFGAALDAERIEIWTDVDGMLTADPRIVSKAFSLSTLSYTEAMELSYFGAKVIYPPTMLPAFTKKIPIVIRNTFTPEFAGTVIQFESEKSAYPIKGISSIGDISVINMIGSGMIGRTGFSGRLFSLLAREQINVILITQSSSEHSITFAVSPQDSRKAKQLIYQEFELEIGAGKLVLPEPEGGLSVLAIVGENMKRTPGMSGKLFQALARNGINVRAIAQGSSELNISVIIDKEDLGKALNAVHDAFFATLNKTLHVFSLGTGNIGATLYRQLREQHDFLVEHNDIDIKVVGIANSRKMHFDIAGIDLSQWQCALEEQGEVSDLAVFVERMKLLNLPNCVFIDNTASALPATYYEDIFKSSISVVTCNKIANSGSFANYKLLRDTARRFGVDFYYETNVGAGLPIVRVLKDLMMSGDRLLKIEAILSGTISYIFNNFVDGSSFYDVVKQAQELGYTEPDPRDDLGGVDFMRKMLILARDAGHEIEPTDVVLGNILPESCLAATSVADFYEELQKSEAYFNALRDRATSENKVLRYIGKLAQGKVLIELEMVGADHPFYSLSGSDNIISFTTERYKVRPLVVKGPGAGAEVTAAGVFSDLVNIGA; the protein is encoded by the coding sequence ATGAAAGTTTTAAAATTTGGAGGTACATCTGTAGGCTCGATAGAAAGTATCCGCTCCGTTCTGGCGATTATCAAAAGATCTCACGAAAATGGGGAAAACCCACTCGTTGTCTTATCGGCGATGTCTGGAATCACTAATACTTTGCAAGCGATGGCGGAAGATGCTGCTTCAGGAAATTCTTTCGAGGCTGGATTATCTGAGATGGAATCCCGTCATTTTGAAGTGGTAAAAAACCTAATACCTGTCAAGTTTCAAAACCCTGTACTGACCCGTTTGAAGCTTTTGTTTAATGAAATTGATGCGCTGTTACAGGGAGTTGCCGTGCTGCAGGAACTCAGTTTGCAAAGTAAAGACTTATTGATTTCCTATGGTGAGCGGTGTGCCAGCTATATGGTGTCTAAAATAATGGAACTAGAGATTCCGCAAGTAGCTTTTATCGATGCATCATTGTACATCAAGACCGATTCGAAATTTGGACAAGCTAATGTCGATCAGGAACGGACAATTCCATTAATTCAGGCATTGAACTACACCCATGCCGATGAGTTGCTCTTTGTGACGGGTTTCATCGGCTCGAACGAAGCCGGCCGTGTCACGACCTTGGGTCGCGGGGGTTCCGATTACACGGCGGCTATTTTTGGTGCCGCACTAGATGCCGAGCGCATTGAGATCTGGACAGATGTAGATGGTATGCTCACCGCAGACCCTCGCATTGTATCCAAAGCCTTCTCCTTATCAACGCTATCCTACACCGAAGCGATGGAGCTTTCCTACTTCGGAGCCAAAGTCATTTATCCGCCAACCATGTTGCCGGCCTTTACGAAGAAAATACCAATCGTAATTCGTAATACTTTCACGCCAGAATTTGCAGGTACGGTTATTCAGTTCGAAAGCGAAAAATCAGCTTATCCTATAAAGGGAATTTCATCTATTGGAGATATCTCGGTGATCAATATGATCGGCAGCGGCATGATCGGCCGAACAGGTTTCAGTGGCAGATTATTCAGCTTACTGGCGCGCGAACAAATTAATGTCATACTGATCACGCAATCCTCTTCAGAACATAGCATTACCTTTGCGGTGAGCCCGCAAGACTCGCGAAAAGCAAAGCAATTGATCTATCAGGAATTTGAGTTGGAGATAGGAGCAGGCAAGCTGGTGTTGCCAGAGCCGGAAGGAGGTCTTTCTGTACTTGCCATCGTAGGCGAGAATATGAAACGTACCCCAGGTATGTCTGGAAAGCTTTTTCAGGCCTTGGCACGTAATGGAATCAATGTGCGAGCAATCGCTCAGGGATCTTCGGAGTTAAATATTTCTGTCATCATTGATAAGGAAGATTTAGGAAAAGCATTGAATGCAGTACACGACGCATTCTTTGCAACACTGAATAAGACATTACACGTCTTTAGTCTTGGCACAGGCAATATCGGTGCAACGTTGTATAGGCAACTTCGCGAGCAGCATGATTTTCTGGTAGAACACAATGATATTGACATCAAAGTAGTGGGCATCGCGAATTCAAGAAAGATGCATTTCGATATTGCCGGCATCGATCTTTCCCAATGGCAGTGTGCGTTGGAGGAGCAGGGAGAGGTGTCTGATTTGGCTGTTTTTGTGGAGCGGATGAAGCTGCTTAACCTACCAAACTGTGTTTTTATTGATAATACCGCCAGTGCCTTGCCAGCAACTTACTATGAAGATATTTTTAAATCCAGCATCTCTGTAGTAACCTGTAATAAGATTGCGAACTCAGGTTCCTTCGCGAATTACAAGCTGTTGCGAGATACCGCGCGTCGCTTTGGTGTGGATTTCTACTATGAAACCAATGTCGGTGCTGGTTTACCTATTGTGCGCGTGCTCAAAGATTTGATGATGAGTGGCGACCGACTGCTAAAAATTGAAGCTATTCTTTCGGGTACGATCTCTTATATCTTTAACAATTTTGTGGACGGCTCTTCTTTCTACGATGTGGTCAAACAAGCGCAGGAGCTAGGCTATACCGAGCCGGATCCGAGAGATGACTTAGGAGGAGTAGATTTTATGCGGAAGATGCTGATCCTCGCTCGCGACGCCGGACATGAAATCGAGCCTACCGACGTAGTCCTAGGAAATATCCTGCCAGAATCCTGCCTTGCAGCGACTTCGGTGGCAGATTTTTATGAAGAACTTCAAAAATCAGAAGCTTATTTCAATGCGTTGCGCGATCGTGCGACATCCGAAAACAAAGTATTGCGCTACATCGGTAAGTTGGCGCAAGGCAAGGTACTTATCGAGTTGGAAATGGTCGGTGCCGATCACCCGTTTTACTCCCTGTCTGGTAGCGACAATATTATTTCCTTTACCACGGAGAGGTACAAGGTGCGCCCTTTAGTGGTAAAAGGACCGGGGGCAGGTGCGGAAGTGACTGCCGCAGGTGTGTTTTCGGACTTGGTGAATATTGGTGCATAA
- a CDS encoding phosphoribosyltransferase family protein, translating into MSATKTLILNKEQIHQKSKRIAYQIIEDNFDETDIVLVGIADRGYIFAQRLQKLLIEIAPQINIQLMRVEINKLKRQLDASTDQDITIAQDKVIILVDDVLNSGRTLAYGLGLFLNIPLKKMRTAVLIDRSHHSFPIFSDYYGVKLSTILKEHVEVKFEEHDGVTADAAYLS; encoded by the coding sequence ATGTCGGCAACGAAGACCCTAATTTTAAACAAAGAACAGATTCACCAAAAATCTAAGCGTATCGCTTATCAGATCATTGAAGATAATTTTGATGAAACGGATATTGTACTTGTTGGAATTGCCGATAGAGGATATATTTTTGCGCAGCGTCTACAGAAGCTACTGATTGAGATTGCACCTCAAATAAACATTCAGCTAATGCGGGTGGAGATTAATAAGCTTAAACGCCAGCTGGACGCGAGTACAGATCAAGATATTACGATCGCACAAGATAAGGTGATCATATTGGTGGATGATGTCCTAAATAGTGGCCGAACATTAGCCTACGGCTTAGGTTTATTCTTAAATATCCCATTGAAAAAGATGCGCACGGCCGTATTAATAGACCGCAGCCATCATTCATTCCCAATCTTTAGCGATTATTATGGCGTAAAGCTTTCGACCATTCTGAAAGAACACGTGGAGGTAAAATTTGAGGAGCATGATGGGGTGACGGCTGATGCCGCTTACCTATCGTAA
- a CDS encoding MFS transporter: MNTSNPQKPSGIWSVITASSMGTLIEWYDFYIFGSLAVVLSTKFFPSDNPTAAFLSTLATFAAGFVVRPFGALFFGRLGDIIGRKYTFMVTLLLMGGATFVIGCVPSFETIGYAAPVVVLIMRLLQGLALGGEYGGAATYVAEHAPKGQRGFWTSWIQTTATVGLFISLLVILFTRTMLTPEQFDLWGWRIPFWVSILMVYVSYLIRKNMSESPAFAKAKSEGKTSSNPLKESFGNRYNLKFVLLALFGAAMGQGVIWYTGQFYAMSFLERVMSVNPEQVITILVLALLGGTPFFIFFGWLSDKIGRKAVMMSGMLIAILSYRTIYEKMYQTTNLEHKVEMVERRTETATLKQLGAVQDSVFTTIRYFEDGTQVKEIETLHLEHGVAKIVSGKTQIAQSKSIEVNTADKWRLTFLVFIQVLFVTMVYGPIAAFLVELFPVRIRYTSMSLPYHIGNGIFGGLLPAISTYFVSNAQSEGKSDFYLEGLWYPIIIATICFVIGVIYITKKMTTRYTD, from the coding sequence ATGAACACCAGCAATCCGCAAAAGCCTAGTGGAATATGGAGCGTTATCACGGCTTCTTCTATGGGTACTTTAATCGAATGGTATGATTTTTATATATTCGGGAGTCTGGCCGTAGTTCTTTCTACCAAATTTTTTCCATCAGATAACCCTACCGCCGCATTTCTCTCCACCTTAGCCACCTTTGCTGCGGGCTTTGTTGTTCGCCCCTTTGGAGCTTTATTTTTCGGACGGTTAGGTGATATCATCGGTAGAAAGTACACTTTTATGGTCACTTTATTATTGATGGGAGGAGCAACCTTTGTAATCGGTTGTGTGCCTAGTTTCGAAACGATCGGATATGCGGCTCCTGTTGTAGTGCTTATTATGAGGCTTTTACAAGGCTTGGCTTTAGGAGGAGAGTATGGTGGTGCCGCTACATATGTGGCAGAGCATGCGCCCAAAGGACAAAGGGGATTTTGGACATCCTGGATTCAAACAACTGCTACCGTCGGTTTATTTATCTCACTTTTAGTGATTTTATTTACCAGAACGATGCTTACACCAGAGCAGTTTGATTTGTGGGGGTGGCGTATCCCTTTTTGGGTGTCGATTCTGATGGTGTATGTGTCGTATTTGATTCGTAAAAACATGAGTGAATCTCCAGCGTTCGCCAAAGCAAAATCCGAAGGCAAAACATCATCCAATCCGCTCAAAGAAAGTTTCGGAAATCGTTATAACCTAAAGTTTGTACTGTTGGCATTGTTTGGTGCGGCTATGGGTCAGGGCGTGATCTGGTATACCGGACAGTTTTATGCGATGAGCTTCTTAGAGCGTGTTATGTCGGTTAATCCGGAGCAGGTAATTACCATTTTGGTACTTGCGCTGTTGGGCGGTACGCCTTTTTTCATATTCTTTGGGTGGTTAAGTGACAAGATTGGCCGAAAGGCGGTGATGATGTCAGGCATGCTTATCGCTATTTTATCGTATCGTACCATTTATGAAAAGATGTATCAAACTACGAATCTCGAGCATAAAGTGGAAATGGTGGAACGCCGAACGGAAACAGCCACACTCAAGCAGCTGGGGGCTGTTCAGGATTCGGTGTTCACTACGATTCGGTATTTTGAGGATGGAACTCAGGTCAAAGAAATTGAAACCCTACACCTGGAACACGGTGTAGCGAAAATAGTCAGCGGCAAAACACAAATTGCACAGTCTAAATCTATCGAAGTGAATACTGCGGACAAATGGCGATTGACTTTTCTAGTGTTTATACAAGTGCTATTTGTGACGATGGTATATGGCCCTATTGCGGCCTTCTTGGTCGAGCTTTTTCCGGTACGTATCCGTTATACATCCATGTCGCTACCATACCATATTGGTAATGGCATCTTTGGTGGGTTATTGCCGGCTATATCTACTTATTTTGTTTCTAATGCGCAGAGCGAAGGCAAGAGTGATTTTTATCTAGAAGGGCTTTGGTATCCGATCATAATTGCAACCATTTGTTTTGTAATCGGTGTTATTTATATCACCAAAAAGATGACTACGCGGTATACGGATTAG
- a CDS encoding NlpC/P60 family protein, which translates to MKTKKLVAVMLFIGLCLVSQAQTNQTKSSDPDNLAKEYFSQIMGVAVNATTNTKLYQFVYEWIGTPYRLGGDSKRGIDCSKFSLAVYENVFNTTIGYNSRNQYANVTTVQKNDLQPGDLVFFKIRSKSITHVGVYLGDDQFAHASSSKGVMVSNLGEAYWRRYYFSGGRPKVDQDRVMMANMGSEEEDNLN; encoded by the coding sequence ATGAAAACAAAGAAACTAGTAGCAGTAATGCTTTTCATAGGCTTATGTCTAGTGTCGCAGGCACAAACCAATCAAACAAAATCCTCTGACCCCGATAATCTGGCGAAAGAGTACTTTTCACAAATTATGGGCGTCGCTGTAAATGCTACTACCAACACCAAGCTTTATCAATTCGTATACGAATGGATCGGCACGCCTTATCGATTAGGCGGTGACTCCAAACGTGGTATCGATTGTTCTAAGTTTTCGTTAGCGGTGTATGAAAACGTATTCAATACGACCATCGGTTATAATAGTCGCAATCAGTATGCCAATGTGACGACGGTACAAAAAAATGACTTGCAACCAGGTGATTTAGTATTCTTCAAGATTCGCAGTAAAAGCATTACACATGTAGGTGTTTACTTAGGAGATGATCAATTTGCTCACGCCTCATCTAGTAAAGGTGTGATGGTAAGCAACCTTGGAGAAGCATATTGGCGTCGTTATTACTTCAGTGGCGGACGCCCTAAAGTAGATCAAGATCGCGTGATGATGGCTAACATGGGTAGCGAAGAAGAAGACAACTTAAACTAA
- a CDS encoding peptidoglycan DD-metalloendopeptidase family protein, translating to MIKKIIFSIAFVCFAVVMSFGQSSAELKKQRERIDAEIAALQKGLRAKLQEKLLSQNEVSALSKQLNLREDKIGTINKELQLISNQISKNTRDVAALEAELEKMRRDYEKMVLFAFRNKNAYNKMMFIFASRDFNQGFKRVKYLQQFNDARKIKAAEIEETQKQIQLKLAQLERDKETQAKLLKEQRAERDVISKDRSNHQQELSKLVREERGFQSQLTGKQQEKKRLDAAIRNAIAREVAAAKRLEEERRRKLAEEEAKRSGTTVVEAEKKIEAKTGSNVLNSTPEATRLSADFKSNRGRLPWPVGQGNIISAFGRKTVERGVTVDDLDVGIRTGSNASVRAVFDGEVAQALPGLVVIRHGEFFTTYSNLKSLSVRRGEKISRGQTIGTVDDDPDRGFPVLNFGVYQGQNPQDPSGWLAR from the coding sequence ATGATCAAAAAAATAATCTTCAGTATCGCTTTCGTCTGTTTCGCAGTAGTCATGTCTTTCGGGCAGAGTAGTGCTGAGCTGAAGAAGCAAAGAGAAAGAATAGATGCTGAAATTGCCGCTTTGCAGAAGGGATTGCGTGCCAAATTGCAGGAGAAGTTACTTTCACAAAATGAAGTATCTGCTTTGAGTAAACAGTTGAACTTGCGGGAAGATAAAATTGGAACAATCAATAAGGAGCTGCAACTTATCAGTAACCAAATATCTAAAAATACACGCGATGTTGCTGCCCTGGAAGCAGAGTTAGAAAAGATGCGTCGTGATTATGAGAAGATGGTGCTGTTCGCATTCCGTAATAAGAATGCTTATAATAAGATGATGTTTATCTTTGCTTCCAGAGATTTCAACCAAGGTTTTAAGCGTGTGAAATACCTCCAGCAATTCAATGATGCCCGAAAAATAAAGGCTGCTGAGATTGAAGAAACGCAAAAGCAAATTCAGCTGAAGCTTGCACAATTAGAGCGGGATAAAGAAACACAAGCGAAGCTGTTGAAGGAGCAACGTGCCGAGCGCGATGTGATTTCTAAAGATAGATCCAATCACCAGCAAGAATTAAGTAAACTGGTGCGTGAGGAACGCGGCTTCCAAAGTCAATTAACAGGTAAGCAGCAGGAGAAAAAACGACTGGATGCCGCGATACGTAATGCCATTGCACGGGAAGTAGCCGCTGCAAAACGTTTGGAAGAAGAGCGCCGCCGCAAGCTGGCAGAAGAAGAAGCGAAGCGATCAGGAACCACGGTGGTAGAGGCAGAGAAAAAAATCGAAGCAAAAACAGGGTCAAATGTGTTGAACAGCACGCCAGAGGCTACCCGTCTTTCTGCTGACTTTAAATCTAATCGTGGTCGCCTTCCTTGGCCAGTAGGGCAGGGTAATATCATCAGCGCTTTTGGTCGGAAAACGGTAGAGCGCGGGGTAACGGTAGATGATTTGGATGTCGGCATTCGTACAGGGTCTAATGCATCTGTACGAGCAGTCTTCGACGGAGAAGTGGCACAAGCACTGCCAGGACTCGTAGTAATCCGGCATGGAGAATTCTTTACCACATACTCTAACTTGAAATCGCTTTCTGTGCGTCGAGGAGAGAAAATCTCACGCGGACAGACGATTGGTACGGTAGATGATGATCCCGATCGCGGATTCCCAGTATTAAACTTTGGAGTGTACCAAGGGCAGAATCCACAGGATCCTTCCGGATGGTTGGCACGGTAG
- a CDS encoding tetratricopeptide repeat protein, whose amino-acid sequence MFSLFTRLGAQQVSPDTAYQQKLIEFQQLLQSGQVNEGAEFLDNLIKEYPDYSEAYYAKSLLYAQLGDLETSLPLAKEAIRLKPKDLTYNNHLLGLYKSMGDGESIVRTLNELLQYYPNNPVILREKILMLHASNQSEQALAVYDEAIQTIGDSDTLDVVKAEVLIDMGKLKEARTLLEKWYRQRSPIREVYGTLGFLHNNLGQPKQAVQVIEDGLASTKNDYLYFDLADVYNNQKKPERAYMALQQAFRSESIPYPEKHRVMAQIAASPDMLSLPQKQDLANLLVLKYPRIAENYNFKADILWQGQNLAEAKSLYLTSLGINPRQADTWRKLINVELAANQLSESILHGQEALIHFPDNAILFYFTGVAYFLNNDTTEAREYLEAALDNSENENDYVKSMIYGSLGDLYHSLNMVKVSDAAYQEAISLDSTNSSALNNLAYYWSLRKQNLDQAAEYARQATELDPASTTFMDTYAWVLFQQGEYQQAQTWMEKAMRGEKPSAVMLEHYGDILSKQGKTKNAITQWQKALNLVNGDKSVDVDKLKEKIREKKFIE is encoded by the coding sequence GTGTTTTCCTTATTCACCCGGTTGGGAGCGCAGCAAGTGTCTCCAGATACTGCTTATCAACAGAAGTTAATCGAATTTCAACAATTACTGCAAAGTGGGCAGGTGAATGAGGGTGCTGAATTTTTGGATAACCTTATTAAAGAATATCCAGATTACTCAGAAGCCTATTATGCAAAATCGTTATTGTATGCGCAATTGGGAGATTTGGAGACCAGTCTGCCACTGGCCAAAGAGGCGATACGCTTAAAACCTAAAGATCTCACCTATAATAATCACCTCTTAGGTTTGTATAAATCTATGGGAGATGGAGAATCTATTGTACGTACACTGAACGAGCTTTTACAATATTATCCTAATAATCCTGTGATTCTTCGTGAAAAGATCTTGATGTTACATGCTTCCAATCAGTCGGAGCAGGCATTGGCTGTATATGATGAGGCCATACAGACGATTGGCGATTCTGATACGCTCGATGTAGTAAAGGCAGAGGTATTGATTGATATGGGCAAGCTCAAAGAAGCGCGTACTTTACTGGAGAAATGGTATCGACAGCGTTCGCCTATTCGTGAGGTTTATGGCACATTGGGTTTTTTACATAATAACCTAGGACAGCCAAAGCAAGCAGTACAAGTAATAGAGGATGGTTTAGCATCTACTAAAAATGACTATTTGTATTTTGATCTTGCGGATGTTTACAATAATCAGAAGAAGCCTGAGCGTGCCTATATGGCGTTACAGCAAGCATTTCGTTCTGAAAGTATTCCATATCCTGAGAAACATCGGGTTATGGCGCAAATTGCTGCCAGTCCAGATATGCTTAGTTTGCCGCAAAAACAAGATCTGGCAAACCTATTAGTACTGAAATACCCACGTATTGCGGAGAATTATAATTTCAAAGCAGATATCCTCTGGCAAGGACAAAATCTGGCGGAAGCCAAATCCTTATACCTTACTTCGCTGGGCATAAACCCACGACAGGCGGATACCTGGAGAAAATTGATTAATGTAGAGTTGGCTGCGAATCAACTCAGTGAGAGTATTTTACACGGGCAGGAAGCTTTGATTCATTTTCCAGACAATGCCATCCTTTTTTACTTCACGGGTGTAGCTTACTTTCTTAACAACGATACGACGGAAGCACGTGAGTACTTGGAGGCAGCGCTGGATAATAGCGAGAACGAAAACGATTATGTCAAGTCAATGATCTATGGTTCTTTGGGAGATTTGTATCACTCGTTAAATATGGTAAAAGTTTCCGATGCGGCCTATCAAGAGGCAATATCGCTAGATAGTACCAATTCATCGGCATTAAATAATCTAGCATATTACTGGTCGCTTCGAAAACAAAATTTGGATCAAGCTGCAGAATATGCTCGCCAGGCAACGGAGCTAGATCCTGCATCCACTACCTTTATGGATACCTATGCATGGGTACTATTTCAGCAGGGAGAATATCAACAGGCACAAACTTGGATGGAGAAAGCCATGAGAGGTGAAAAACCTTCTGCTGTGATGCTGGAGCATTACGGTGATATCTTATCTAAACAAGGTAAAACTAAGAATGCAATAACACAGTGGCAAAAAGCATTAAACCTAGTCAATGGCGACAAGTCTGTAGATGTAGATAAATTAAAAGAAAAGATTCGTGAGAAAAAGTTTATTGAGTAA
- a CDS encoding DUF6814 family protein has protein sequence MNTIKRILGIVWILLALGMGYFLVSFGWPKFVSGTQDGLVFGIIILFVLLPLIVIGLGVFGYYALIGEYTQEE, from the coding sequence ATGAATACGATAAAGAGAATTTTAGGTATAGTTTGGATTCTTCTGGCACTAGGTATGGGCTACTTCTTGGTTAGTTTTGGCTGGCCAAAATTCGTGTCTGGTACGCAGGATGGTCTCGTATTCGGGATTATCATTCTATTTGTGCTTCTGCCGTTAATTGTAATTGGTCTGGGGGTATTCGGCTATTACGCACTGATTGGAGAGTACACCCAGGAAGAGTGA
- a CDS encoding twin-arginine translocase TatA/TatE family subunit — protein MYTAQLAFIGTQEIIIIVVIILLLFGGKKIPELMRGLGRGVKEFKEGQRDEPTAEDTDPNPGQPRRNDSINDPR, from the coding sequence ATGTATACAGCACAGTTAGCGTTTATAGGAACGCAGGAAATCATTATTATTGTCGTCATCATTCTACTTCTATTTGGAGGTAAGAAAATTCCTGAGTTGATGCGGGGTTTGGGTAGAGGAGTAAAGGAATTTAAAGAGGGGCAGCGTGACGAGCCTACTGCTGAGGATACTGATCCTAATCCAGGTCAACCAAGAAGAAATGACTCGATCAACGATCCAAGATAA